Proteins from one Bacteroides zhangwenhongii genomic window:
- a CDS encoding ROK family transcriptional regulator, with protein MNQQFLKEIEKGSKSALVKKRIITHYIYNGSSTIPDLSKELDLSVPTVTKFIGEMCDDGYINDYGKLETSGGRHPNLYGLNPESGYFLGVDIKRFAVNIGLINFKGDMVELKMNIPYNFENSIEGMNELCKLILNFIKKLTINKEKILNINVNVSGRVNPESGYSFSQFNFEERPLADVLSEKLSYKVTVDNDTRAMTYGEYMQGCVKGEKDIIFVNVSWGLGIGIIIDGKIYTGKSGFSGEFGHMSTYDNEIICHCGKKGCLETEASGSALHRILLERIRNGESSILSTRIAAEEDPITLDEIIAAVNKEDLLCIEIVEEIGQKLGKQIAGLINIFNPELVIIGGTLSLTSDYITQPIKTAVRKYSLNLVNKDSAIITSKLKDKAGIVGACMLARSRMFES; from the coding sequence ATGAACCAACAATTCTTGAAAGAAATAGAAAAGGGCTCTAAAAGCGCTCTCGTCAAAAAGAGGATTATTACACATTATATATATAATGGCAGTTCTACGATTCCCGATCTTTCAAAAGAGCTGGATTTGAGTGTACCAACCGTCACCAAATTTATTGGCGAGATGTGTGATGACGGATATATTAATGATTATGGAAAATTGGAGACCAGTGGCGGGCGCCATCCGAACCTTTATGGACTTAATCCCGAATCCGGTTATTTTTTAGGTGTAGATATCAAAAGATTTGCAGTCAATATCGGTCTGATAAATTTTAAAGGCGATATGGTAGAACTGAAAATGAACATACCTTATAATTTTGAGAATTCAATTGAGGGAATGAATGAGTTGTGCAAGCTGATTCTCAATTTTATAAAAAAGCTCACCATCAACAAAGAGAAAATCTTAAATATTAATGTAAATGTATCCGGACGCGTGAATCCAGAATCCGGATACAGTTTCAGTCAGTTCAATTTCGAAGAAAGACCATTGGCAGATGTGTTGTCTGAGAAACTGAGTTACAAAGTTACTGTCGATAATGATACACGGGCTATGACTTATGGAGAATATATGCAAGGCTGCGTAAAAGGAGAAAAAGATATTATCTTTGTAAACGTAAGTTGGGGATTGGGAATCGGAATTATCATAGATGGTAAGATTTATACAGGTAAATCAGGATTTTCCGGTGAATTCGGTCACATGAGCACTTATGATAATGAAATTATCTGCCACTGCGGCAAAAAAGGGTGCTTAGAAACCGAAGCTTCCGGTTCTGCCCTTCACCGTATCCTTTTAGAACGTATCCGGAACGGAGAAAGCTCTATATTATCAACTAGAATCGCTGCCGAAGAAGATCCCATAACCCTTGATGAGATAATTGCGGCAGTAAACAAAGAAGATCTACTCTGTATCGAAATTGTAGAAGAGATCGGACAGAAGCTAGGAAAACAAATTGCAGGACTGATCAATATTTTTAATCCGGAATTGGTTATTATAGGCGGTACTTTGTCGTTGACTAGTGATTATATAACCCAACCTATAAAGACTGCGGTACGTAAATACTCCCTGAATCTGGTCAACAAGGATTCAGCTATTATCACATCCAAGTTGAAAGATAAGGCTGGTATTGTTGGTGCATGTATGCTGGCACGTAGCAGAATGTTTGAAAGCTAA
- a CDS encoding DUF4434 domain-containing protein, protein METNNRRDFLKKAALAGASALVAPSLFATGEEESEISILKNEKNGLESNLIVPKNNGLKITGTFLDEISHDIPHQNWGEKEWDMDFQHMKKIGIDTVVMIRSGYRKFITYPSPYLLKKGCYMPSVDLVDMYLRLAAKYNMKFYFGLYDSGRYWDTGDLSWEIEDNKYVIDEVWKMYGEKYKSFGGWYISGEISRATKGAIDSFYTMGKQCKDVSAGLPTFISPWIDGKKAIMGTGKLTKEDAVSVQQHEKEWNEIFDGIHEVVDACAFQDGHIDYDELDAFFSVNKKLADKYGMQCWTNAESFDRDMPIRFLPIKFDKLRMKLEAAKRAGYDKAITFEFSHFMSPQSAYLQAGNLYNRYKEYFEIK, encoded by the coding sequence ATGGAAACAAATAATCGTAGAGATTTTCTAAAAAAGGCGGCCTTGGCCGGAGCGTCAGCTTTGGTGGCTCCTTCTTTATTTGCTACCGGTGAAGAGGAGAGTGAAATATCTATTCTTAAAAATGAGAAGAATGGTTTGGAGAGTAATTTAATTGTTCCTAAAAATAATGGTCTGAAAATAACAGGAACCTTTCTGGATGAAATCTCCCATGACATTCCTCATCAGAATTGGGGAGAAAAAGAATGGGATATGGATTTCCAACACATGAAAAAGATTGGAATAGATACGGTGGTAATGATTCGTTCCGGTTATCGGAAATTTATAACTTATCCTTCGCCTTATTTATTAAAGAAAGGATGCTATATGCCGTCAGTTGATTTGGTAGATATGTATTTGCGTCTTGCTGCTAAATATAATATGAAGTTTTATTTTGGTTTATATGATTCAGGACGATATTGGGATACAGGTGATTTAAGTTGGGAGATTGAGGATAATAAATATGTGATAGACGAAGTCTGGAAAATGTATGGAGAGAAGTATAAAAGTTTTGGAGGCTGGTACATTAGCGGAGAAATTAGCCGGGCAACCAAAGGCGCAATCGATTCATTTTATACAATGGGAAAGCAATGTAAAGATGTTTCAGCCGGACTTCCTACTTTTATTTCTCCTTGGATTGATGGTAAGAAGGCGATTATGGGAACAGGTAAACTGACAAAAGAAGATGCAGTTTCTGTACAACAACACGAAAAAGAATGGAATGAAATTTTTGATGGTATTCATGAGGTGGTAGATGCATGTGCTTTTCAAGATGGACATATTGATTATGATGAATTGGATGCTTTCTTTTCTGTCAATAAAAAATTAGCGGATAAGTATGGGATGCAATGCTGGACAAATGCCGAATCTTTTGATCGTGATATGCCTATTCGTTTTCTACCCATTAAGTTTGATAAACTTCGGATGAAATTGGAAGCTGCCAAGCGTGCCGGATATGATAAGGCTATAACCTTTGAATTTTCGCATTTTATGAGTCCACAATCTGCTTACTTGCAAGCAGGGAATTTGTATAACAGATATAAAGAATATTTTGAAATAAAGTAA
- a CDS encoding epoxyqueuosine reductase QueH → MKKKFQLEVPGEADKILLHTCCAPCSSAIIECLMQHNITPVIYYCNPNIFPQEEYNIRKDECTRYAQSLGLEIVDADYDHEAWRCQMAGMEQEPERGGRCLRCFKSRLLETARYAHEHGFSVITTTLASSRWKSLEQINEAGRYAMTHYPDVTYWEQNWRKGGLSERRIAIIKEYNFYNQQYCGCEFSMRKEE, encoded by the coding sequence ATGAAAAAGAAATTCCAACTCGAAGTTCCGGGAGAGGCTGACAAAATCTTACTTCATACTTGTTGCGCTCCTTGTTCGTCAGCTATCATCGAATGTCTGATGCAACACAATATAACCCCTGTCATATACTATTGCAATCCCAATATTTTCCCACAGGAAGAATACAACATAAGAAAAGATGAATGCACCCGTTATGCGCAATCATTAGGACTGGAAATTGTAGACGCCGACTATGACCACGAAGCCTGGCGTTGCCAAATGGCAGGAATGGAACAGGAACCCGAAAGAGGAGGACGTTGCCTGCGTTGCTTCAAGAGCCGCCTGTTGGAAACCGCCCGTTATGCCCACGAGCATGGTTTCTCCGTAATTACCACTACCCTTGCTTCCAGCCGTTGGAAAAGCCTGGAACAGATAAATGAAGCCGGACGATATGCCATGACACATTATCCTGATGTCACATATTGGGAACAGAATTGGCGTAAAGGCGGATTAAGTGAACGACGCATCGCAATCATCAAAGAATATAATTTTTACAATCAACAATATTGCGGTTGCGAATTCAGCATGAGAAAAGAAGAATAA
- the mltG gene encoding endolytic transglycosylase MltG: MKKKKRTILLSILIGIFLLCAIAGGTIYYYLFAPQFHPSKTVYIYVDRDDTADSITNKIKKFGYVNKLTGFHWMAKYKNLEQNIHTGRYAIRPNDNVYHVYSRFSRGYQEPMNLTVGSVRTLERLARSMGKQLMIDSAEIARRLFDSTVQARLGYTEATLPGLFIPETYQVYWDMSADELIERMRKEHERFWNKERLAQATAIGMTPEEVSTLASIVEEETNNNEEKPMVAGLYINRLHKDMPLQADPTIKFALQDFGLRRITNEHLKIDSPYNTYINTGLPPGPIRIPSKKGIDSVLNYTKHNYIYMCAKEDFSGTHNFASNYAEHMANARKYWKALNERKIFK, from the coding sequence ATGAAGAAAAAAAAGAGAACTATTTTATTATCCATTCTGATTGGAATATTTTTACTTTGCGCTATTGCAGGAGGGACTATTTATTACTACCTGTTTGCTCCCCAATTCCATCCGTCCAAAACCGTATACATTTACGTAGACCGGGACGATACGGCCGATTCTATTACCAATAAAATAAAAAAGTTCGGATATGTCAACAAACTCACCGGATTCCATTGGATGGCCAAATACAAAAATCTCGAACAGAATATACACACGGGACGTTATGCCATCCGTCCGAACGACAATGTATACCATGTATACAGCCGTTTTTCCAGAGGTTACCAAGAGCCGATGAATCTCACAGTTGGAAGTGTCCGTACTTTAGAACGACTGGCACGAAGTATGGGCAAACAGTTAATGATCGATTCTGCCGAGATTGCCCGCCGGTTGTTTGATTCCACCGTCCAAGCCCGACTAGGATACACAGAGGCAACCTTGCCCGGTCTTTTCATTCCCGAAACCTACCAAGTATACTGGGATATGAGTGCGGATGAATTAATCGAACGTATGAGAAAGGAACATGAACGTTTCTGGAACAAAGAACGGTTGGCACAAGCCACTGCGATCGGTATGACACCGGAAGAAGTCAGCACACTTGCTTCCATCGTTGAAGAAGAGACCAATAATAATGAAGAAAAGCCAATGGTAGCCGGATTATACATCAACCGCCTGCACAAAGATATGCCCCTGCAAGCAGACCCGACAATCAAATTTGCCCTACAGGATTTTGGTCTGCGACGTATTACGAACGAGCATTTGAAAATCGATTCGCCATATAACACATATATAAATACCGGATTACCTCCCGGACCTATCCGTATCCCCTCTAAAAAAGGGATAGACAGTGTATTGAATTATACCAAGCACAACTATATTTATATGTGTGCCAAAGAGGACTTTTCCGGGACTCACAATTTCGCATCCAATTATGCCGAACACATGGCAAATGCAAGAAAATATTGGAAAGCGCTGAATGAAAGAAAGATTTTCAAGTAA
- a CDS encoding phenylacetate--CoA ligase, with translation MSTQYWEEEIETMSREKLQELQLQRLKKTISIAANAPYYKEVFSKHGITSDSIQSLDDIRKVPFTTKADMRAHYPFGLVAGDMRNDGVRIHSSSGTTGNPTVIVHSQHDLDSWANLVARCLYTVGIRKTDVFQNSSGYGMFTGGLGFQYGAERLGCLTVPAAAGNSKRQIKFINDFKTTALHAIPSYAIRLAEVFQEEGLDPRGTTLKTLVIGAEPHTDEQRRKIERMLGVKAYNSFGMTEMNGPGVAFECLEQNGMHFWEDCYLVEIIDPETGEPVPEGETGELVLTTLDREMMPLIRYRTRDLTRILPGKCPCGRTHIRIDRIKGRSDDMFIIKGVNIFPMQVEKILVQFPELGSNYLITLETINNQDEMIVEVELSDLSTDNYIELEKIRKDITRQLKDEILVTPKVKLVKKGSLPQSEGKAVRVKDLRDNK, from the coding sequence ATGAGTACACAATACTGGGAAGAAGAAATAGAAACCATGAGTCGGGAGAAGTTGCAGGAATTGCAGCTTCAACGCTTGAAGAAAACAATCAGTATCGCTGCAAACGCTCCATACTATAAGGAGGTTTTCAGTAAACATGGTATTACCTCAGACAGCATACAATCGCTGGATGATATCCGTAAAGTACCGTTTACGACCAAAGCCGATATGCGCGCCCACTACCCTTTCGGACTGGTGGCGGGAGATATGAGGAATGATGGTGTGCGTATTCACTCTTCCAGTGGTACTACCGGAAATCCGACAGTTATCGTTCACTCACAACACGACCTTGATTCTTGGGCAAATCTGGTAGCCCGCTGCCTATATACGGTAGGAATCCGTAAAACAGATGTTTTTCAGAATAGTTCAGGATATGGAATGTTTACAGGAGGACTAGGGTTCCAATATGGCGCCGAACGTCTGGGCTGTCTTACCGTTCCTGCCGCAGCCGGTAACAGCAAGCGGCAGATTAAATTCATCAATGACTTTAAGACAACCGCTCTGCATGCCATACCAAGCTATGCCATTCGTCTTGCAGAGGTCTTTCAGGAAGAAGGACTAGACCCAAGAGGCACCACACTGAAAACTTTGGTAATCGGTGCAGAGCCCCATACAGATGAACAACGTCGGAAAATAGAGCGGATGTTGGGTGTGAAAGCATACAACAGCTTCGGTATGACGGAAATGAACGGTCCCGGTGTTGCTTTCGAATGTCTGGAACAGAACGGAATGCACTTTTGGGAGGATTGCTACTTAGTAGAAATCATTGATCCAGAAACAGGCGAACCTGTTCCTGAAGGAGAAACCGGAGAATTAGTACTCACTACCCTTGATCGGGAAATGATGCCGCTCATCCGTTATCGTACCCGCGACTTAACCCGTATTCTTCCGGGAAAATGCCCTTGCGGTCGTACACATATCCGTATTGACCGGATTAAAGGACGTAGTGACGATATGTTTATCATCAAGGGAGTCAATATCTTCCCGATGCAGGTAGAGAAAATTCTGGTACAATTCCCCGAATTGGGCAGCAACTATTTAATTACGCTGGAAACAATCAATAATCAAGATGAAATGATTGTTGAAGTGGAACTGAGCGATCTTTCTACCGACAATTATATTGAATTGGAGAAAATACGCAAGGATATTACCCGTCAACTGAAAGACGAAATCCTGGTTACTCCCAAAGTAAAACTGGTTAAGAAAGGTTCTCTACCTCAAAGTGAGGGGAAAGCCGTTCGTGTGAAAGATTTAAGAGATAACAAGTAA
- a CDS encoding sugar porter family MFS transporter → MQSTINFGYLIFLSVVAALGGFLFGYDTAVISGTIAQVTQLFQLDALQQGWYVGCALVGSIIGVLFAGILSDKLGRKLTMVISAILFSASALGCALCTDFTQLVVYRIIGGVGIGVVSIVSPLYISEVSVAQYRGRLVSLYQLAVTVGFLGAYLVNYQLLAWSESGALLGAPLLNKIFITEVWRGMLGMETLPAILFFIIIFFIPESPRWLIVRGQERKAVNILERIYNSITEATSQLKETQSVLTAETSSEWSLLMKPGILKAVIIGVCIAILGQFMGVNAVLYYGPSIFENAGLSGGDSLFYQVLVGLVNTLTTILALVIIDKVGRKKLVYYGVSGMIVSLILIGLYFLFGDSLGVSSLFLLVFFLFYVFCCAVSICAVVFVLLSEMYPTKVRGLAMSIAGFALWIGTYLIGQLTPWMLQNLTPAGTFFLFALMCVPYMLIVWKLVPETTGKSLEEIERYWNRSEQ, encoded by the coding sequence ATGCAATCTACAATTAATTTTGGCTATCTTATATTCCTTTCTGTTGTGGCTGCTTTGGGCGGTTTCTTGTTCGGATATGATACGGCAGTTATATCCGGTACAATTGCTCAGGTTACTCAGCTTTTTCAACTGGACGCATTGCAGCAGGGATGGTATGTAGGGTGTGCGTTGGTCGGTTCAATCATTGGAGTCCTTTTTGCCGGCATTTTGAGTGATAAATTAGGGAGAAAATTGACTATGGTTATTTCTGCTATTCTCTTCTCCGCATCGGCTTTAGGATGTGCTCTCTGTACGGATTTTACGCAATTAGTGGTGTATCGTATAATTGGGGGTGTCGGGATAGGCGTTGTTTCCATAGTGTCTCCTCTTTACATTTCAGAAGTTTCAGTAGCACAGTATAGAGGGCGTTTAGTCTCTTTATATCAACTGGCTGTGACCGTTGGCTTCTTAGGAGCTTATTTGGTTAATTATCAGTTGTTGGCTTGGTCGGAAAGTGGTGCCTTATTGGGTGCTCCTCTATTAAATAAGATATTTATAACTGAGGTATGGAGAGGTATGTTAGGCATGGAAACGTTACCTGCGATATTATTCTTTATAATCATATTCTTCATACCGGAGAGTCCTCGTTGGTTAATTGTACGAGGGCAGGAGAGGAAGGCTGTAAATATTCTGGAGAGAATCTATAATTCGATTACAGAAGCAACAAGCCAATTGAAAGAAACTCAATCAGTTTTGACTGCTGAAACAAGCTCAGAATGGTCGTTATTGATGAAACCCGGCATTTTGAAGGCAGTAATTATAGGTGTATGCATTGCTATTTTGGGTCAATTTATGGGAGTCAATGCGGTGCTTTATTACGGTCCTTCTATTTTTGAGAATGCAGGACTTTCAGGAGGTGATTCTCTTTTTTACCAAGTTCTGGTAGGACTTGTTAATACTTTGACCACCATTTTGGCTCTTGTCATCATTGATAAAGTTGGTCGCAAGAAGCTGGTGTATTACGGAGTTTCGGGAATGATTGTTTCTCTGATTCTCATCGGCCTGTACTTCCTCTTCGGAGATTCCCTGGGAGTATCAAGCCTCTTCCTTCTTGTTTTCTTCCTGTTCTATGTATTCTGTTGTGCCGTGTCTATCTGCGCTGTGGTGTTCGTGCTCCTTTCGGAGATGTATCCCACCAAGGTTCGCGGACTGGCCATGTCAATAGCAGGATTCGCCTTATGGATCGGAACGTATCTGATCGGACAGTTAACCCCCTGGATGCTCCAGAACCTTACCCCCGCCGGAACATTCTTCCTGTTCGCCCTCATGTGCGTGCCGTATATGCTGATTGTCTGGAAACTAGTGCCGGAGACGACCGGGAAGTCACTGGAGGAGATTGAAAGATACTGGAACCGTTCGGAACAGTAG
- a CDS encoding DNA/RNA non-specific endonuclease, whose product MNRKKKGKNRKLFKKESRSNYKLGCIITIIILIPILYGVYLYCQGIDTSQKEKPQTSTSFQTSSDKKQENKKPEDKKTKGTKPENNKSGGKNPTIKELEIPVSLTRRQEQIIHHTGYTVSYNKDLKLPNWVSYELTRKETKGKEKRSNRFITDPQVRGLIATNTDYAHSGYDKGHMAPAADMKWSPQAMKESFYFSNMCPQHPQLNRRGWKNLEEKIRDWAIADSAIIIICGPIITGQPKTIGKNKVVVPQKFFKVILSPFVKPMRAIGFLFNNKQSVEPLSTYAVTIDSIEHLTNMDFFAALPDEIENKIEAEADYFQWPN is encoded by the coding sequence ATGAATCGAAAAAAGAAAGGCAAAAACAGAAAATTATTCAAAAAAGAATCACGTTCCAATTATAAATTGGGATGTATTATCACCATCATTATACTTATACCTATTCTTTACGGCGTTTATTTATATTGTCAGGGCATTGATACTTCTCAAAAAGAAAAGCCACAGACCAGCACATCATTTCAAACTTCATCTGACAAAAAGCAGGAGAACAAGAAGCCGGAAGATAAAAAAACGAAAGGTACGAAACCGGAGAACAATAAGTCGGGAGGTAAAAATCCGACAATTAAAGAGTTGGAAATACCGGTGTCGCTCACCCGACGTCAAGAACAAATCATCCATCACACCGGATACACCGTTTCTTACAATAAAGATTTAAAACTCCCCAATTGGGTTTCATACGAATTGACTCGTAAAGAGACAAAGGGAAAGGAGAAAAGAAGTAACCGTTTTATTACCGACCCGCAGGTCAGAGGCTTGATAGCAACCAATACAGACTATGCACATTCGGGATACGACAAAGGACACATGGCACCGGCTGCAGATATGAAATGGAGTCCGCAAGCTATGAAAGAATCATTTTACTTCAGCAATATGTGTCCGCAACACCCGCAACTAAACAGAAGAGGTTGGAAAAATCTGGAAGAGAAAATCCGAGATTGGGCGATAGCAGACAGCGCCATTATCATTATATGCGGACCTATTATAACCGGACAACCCAAAACGATCGGAAAAAATAAAGTTGTAGTGCCCCAAAAGTTTTTCAAGGTAATCCTCTCCCCTTTCGTAAAGCCTATGCGGGCTATCGGTTTCTTATTCAACAATAAACAGTCAGTAGAGCCACTTTCTACATACGCAGTGACAATAGATAGTATTGAACATCTTACAAACATGGATTTCTTTGCGGCCCTTCCCGATGAAATAGAAAATAAGATAGAAGCAGAAGCTGATTATTTCCAATGGCCGAATTAA
- a CDS encoding indolepyruvate oxidoreductase subunit beta, with translation MKKDIILSGVGGQGILSIATVIGKAALKEGLYMKQAEVHGMSQRGGDVQSNLRISDQPIASDLIPSGKCDLIISLEPMEGLRYLPYLSSEGWLVTNETPFVNIPNYPETDKVMAEINKLPHKIVLNVDKVAKEAGSARVANIVLLGATIPFLGIDYAKVQDSIREIFQRKGEAIVEMNLKALAAGKEIAEKLM, from the coding sequence ATGAAAAAAGATATTATATTATCAGGAGTAGGCGGACAGGGTATTTTGTCCATTGCTACCGTAATCGGTAAAGCCGCTTTAAAGGAAGGACTTTATATGAAACAAGCAGAAGTGCACGGAATGAGCCAGCGCGGAGGAGACGTTCAATCCAACCTCCGCATCAGCGATCAGCCGATTGCTTCCGATTTGATTCCTTCCGGCAAATGTGATCTTATTATCTCACTGGAACCTATGGAAGGCCTTCGATATCTTCCTTACCTTAGCTCTGAAGGGTGGCTGGTAACGAATGAAACTCCTTTTGTCAATATCCCCAACTATCCGGAAACGGACAAAGTAATGGCAGAAATCAACAAACTACCTCATAAGATAGTATTGAATGTAGATAAAGTTGCCAAAGAAGCCGGTTCCGCACGGGTAGCCAATATCGTCCTGTTGGGAGCAACAATTCCATTTCTTGGCATTGACTACGCAAAAGTGCAGGACAGCATTCGTGAGATTTTCCAACGTAAAGGGGAAGCAATTGTAGAAATGAATCTTAAAGCATTGGCTGCCGGCAAGGAAATTGCGGAAAAGCTTATGTAA
- a CDS encoding thiamine pyrophosphate-dependent enzyme produces the protein MSKQLLLGDEAIAQAALDAGLSGVYAYPGTPSTEITEYIQMAPITTERNIHNRWCANEKTAMEAALGMSFVGKRALVCMKHVGMNVAADCFVNSAITGVKGGLIVIAADDPSMHSSQNEQDSRFYGDFSLIPMYEPSNQQEAYDMVYSGFEFSEKMGEPILMRMVTRLAHSRSGVERKEQKPQNEISFSDDPRQFILLPGNARKRYKVLLSRQDEFIKASEESPYNKYTDGPNKKLGIIACGIGYNYLMENYPEGCEYPVLKIGQYPLPKKQLHQLVESCDEILVLEDGQPFVEKQLKGYLGIGIKVKGRLDGTLSQDGELNPDSVARAVGKENKSEFGIPSVVEMRPPALCEGCGHRDMYTTLTEVLKEEYPAHKVFSDIGCYTLGANAPFNAINSCVDMGASITMAKGAADGGLFPAVAVIGDSTFTHSGMTGLLDCVNENANVTIVISDNETTAMTGGQDSAGTGRIEAICAGLGVEPAHIRVVVPLKKNYEEMKQIIREEIEYRGVSVIIPRRECIQTLARKKRSK, from the coding sequence ATGAGCAAGCAACTCTTACTTGGCGATGAAGCCATTGCACAAGCTGCATTGGATGCCGGACTCTCAGGTGTTTATGCCTATCCCGGTACTCCTTCAACTGAGATTACGGAATATATTCAGATGGCCCCGATAACGACCGAACGGAATATACATAACCGTTGGTGTGCCAACGAAAAAACAGCGATGGAGGCTGCTTTAGGTATGTCTTTCGTCGGCAAGCGGGCCTTAGTCTGCATGAAGCATGTAGGTATGAATGTGGCCGCCGACTGTTTTGTCAACTCTGCCATCACCGGCGTGAAAGGCGGACTGATTGTGATAGCGGCAGACGATCCTAGTATGCACTCCTCACAGAACGAGCAAGACAGCCGTTTCTACGGAGATTTCTCCCTCATCCCTATGTACGAACCCAGTAATCAGCAGGAAGCGTATGACATGGTGTACAGCGGTTTTGAATTTTCCGAGAAAATGGGAGAACCTATTTTAATGCGTATGGTAACCCGTCTTGCGCATTCCCGTTCCGGAGTAGAACGCAAGGAACAGAAACCACAGAATGAAATATCATTCAGCGACGACCCGCGTCAATTCATCCTGTTGCCGGGAAATGCCCGCAAACGCTATAAAGTATTACTTTCACGTCAAGATGAGTTCATAAAGGCCTCCGAAGAATCACCGTACAACAAATATACAGATGGTCCTAACAAGAAACTAGGAATCATCGCATGTGGTATCGGTTACAATTACCTGATGGAAAACTACCCCGAAGGCTGTGAATATCCGGTACTCAAAATCGGACAATATCCACTGCCGAAAAAGCAACTCCATCAATTGGTAGAGTCTTGCGATGAGATTCTTGTTTTGGAAGACGGTCAACCTTTTGTAGAAAAACAACTGAAAGGTTATCTGGGTATTGGTATAAAGGTAAAAGGACGTTTAGACGGCACTTTGTCGCAAGACGGAGAACTGAATCCTGACTCGGTAGCCCGTGCGGTAGGCAAAGAGAACAAATCCGAATTTGGCATTCCGTCTGTGGTAGAGATGCGTCCGCCCGCACTTTGTGAAGGTTGCGGCCATCGCGACATGTATACCACATTGACTGAAGTGCTCAAAGAGGAATATCCCGCCCATAAAGTATTCAGCGACATCGGCTGTTATACACTGGGAGCAAATGCGCCATTCAATGCTATCAACTCATGCGTAGATATGGGTGCTTCTATCACTATGGCAAAAGGTGCAGCCGACGGAGGCCTGTTTCCGGCCGTAGCCGTCATCGGCGACTCCACATTCACTCATTCGGGTATGACGGGATTATTAGACTGCGTAAATGAAAACGCCAATGTGACAATTGTAATATCCGACAACGAGACTACCGCTATGACAGGCGGGCAAGATTCTGCAGGAACCGGACGTATCGAAGCAATCTGTGCAGGTCTCGGTGTAGAGCCCGCCCATATCAGAGTGGTTGTTCCTTTGAAGAAGAATTACGAAGAGATGAAACAGATCATACGCGAAGAAATCGAATATCGTGGCGTATCTGTCATTATTCCACGCAGAGAGTGTATCCAGACATTAGCACGTAAAAAAAGAAGCAAGTAA